A section of the Pedobacter sp. HDW13 genome encodes:
- a CDS encoding DUF1080 domain-containing protein — MGKAVNLFNGKDLTGWKASGQNQWVVKDGILTSPKAGSNLITEQKYNDFKLHVEFRYPQGGNSGVYLRGRYEVQIEDSKQDAHPNSVLFGGVYGFLTANEMATLGPDVWQSYDITLVGRLVTVVANGKTIISNQEIPGITGGALDSNEAEPGPIYLQGDHMPIEYRKIVITQAK; from the coding sequence ATGGGCAAGGCTGTAAATCTGTTTAACGGTAAAGATTTAACGGGATGGAAAGCAAGTGGGCAAAACCAATGGGTAGTGAAAGATGGCATTTTAACCAGTCCGAAAGCAGGTTCTAACCTGATTACAGAACAGAAGTATAACGATTTTAAGCTTCATGTCGAATTCAGATATCCTCAAGGCGGAAACAGCGGCGTGTATTTAAGGGGACGTTATGAAGTGCAGATTGAAGACAGTAAGCAAGATGCGCATCCAAACAGCGTATTGTTCGGCGGCGTTTATGGCTTTTTAACAGCTAACGAAATGGCTACATTAGGCCCTGATGTATGGCAGAGTTACGATATCACCCTGGTGGGGCGTTTGGTTACGGTAGTAGCCAATGGTAAAACCATCATCAGCAATCAGGAAATTCCGGGCATTACTGGTGGTGCATTAGATAGTAACGAAGCAGAACCCGGACCAATTTACCTGCAGGGCGATCACATGCCAATTGAATACCGGAAAATTGTAATTACACAGGCAAAATAA
- a CDS encoding ATP-binding protein, protein MENLQIKSNVVITEQSMNIIRPLAKSIDWNDRLIAVLGARGTGKTTLLLQRLKAEYGTSKEALYITMDDIYFTGHLLSDLAMEFRQQGGKILFIDEVHKYPNWAREIKNIYDFYKDIKIVFTGSSIIDINRQNADLSRRAVQYEMTGLSYREYLQFIGVGEFDAFRLEDILEHHVEIANSLSLKFKPLQYFNEYLRHGYYPFFIENINTYAIRVERVVRLIIEEDLQFVAGFNPHHSRKIYQLMSILATNVPFKPNITKLSEKTGIHRNMIVEYLYYLNNARLINSLAANGKSISILQKPDKIFLENTNLLFALAPENVDTGSLRESFFMNQFSNTEHNISLPLKGDFLIDDIYTFEVGGTGKTNKQIEGINKAYLALDNLESGINNKIPLWLFGFLY, encoded by the coding sequence ATGGAGAATCTTCAAATTAAATCCAACGTAGTCATCACTGAGCAATCTATGAATATCATACGTCCTTTGGCAAAATCAATTGACTGGAATGATAGATTAATTGCCGTCTTAGGAGCTAGGGGAACGGGAAAGACGACTTTGTTATTGCAAAGACTTAAGGCCGAATATGGAACTAGTAAAGAAGCCTTATATATAACAATGGATGATATCTATTTTACTGGACACCTTCTTTCTGACCTTGCTATGGAATTCAGGCAACAAGGCGGGAAAATATTATTTATCGATGAAGTACATAAATACCCCAACTGGGCCAGAGAAATTAAAAACATTTATGACTTTTATAAAGATATTAAAATTGTATTCACGGGGTCTTCCATCATTGATATTAATCGCCAAAATGCAGACTTAAGCAGACGCGCGGTGCAGTATGAAATGACTGGCTTATCATACAGGGAATATTTACAATTCATTGGGGTTGGAGAATTTGACGCATTCCGGTTAGAGGATATTTTGGAACACCATGTGGAAATTGCTAATTCCTTGAGCTTAAAATTCAAACCGCTGCAGTATTTTAACGAATATTTGCGACATGGATATTATCCATTTTTCATAGAAAACATCAATACCTATGCCATACGTGTAGAACGTGTCGTACGTTTAATCATCGAAGAGGATCTTCAGTTTGTCGCAGGATTTAATCCGCATCATTCCAGAAAAATCTATCAGTTGATGTCTATTTTGGCTACTAATGTCCCATTCAAACCCAATATCACTAAATTGAGTGAGAAAACTGGAATACATAGAAACATGATCGTAGAATACTTGTACTATCTTAATAATGCCAGATTAATTAATTCTCTTGCTGCAAATGGAAAAAGTATTAGTATCCTGCAAAAACCTGATAAGATATTTTTGGAAAATACCAATTTGCTTTTCGCACTTGCTCCTGAAAATGTTGATACAGGATCACTGAGAGAGTCATTCTTTATGAACCAGTTTAGTAATACTGAACATAATATTAGTTTGCCATTAAAAGGAGATTTTTTAATAGACGACATTTATACTTTTGAGGTGGGGGGAACAGGTAAAACCAATAAACAGATTGAAGGCATTAATAAGGCGTATCTGGCATTGGATAACCTTGAGAGTGGGATTAATAATAAAATTCCGCTTTGGCTGTTTGGCTTTTTATACTAA
- a CDS encoding response regulator transcription factor: MNKDQPRGNDLPTWFYESEDIADIEVLLPLDNYHIEEISRGNQNIRSMLPIIYLFDQKKKAFVLKRATLGNFYLLDPMQWQQLRLIELESLVSSIQDHNKMDSQHIFSPLSTEKRILKTQQGLCETFLHRRGFLATGGRSTCFSFGILFRIDAHQKIQCMSQFSKPKNTSTVKEKIPPHLFSRRETEILLCMSEGMSSKLIASKLNISEFTVINHRKNMMDKSGMPNATSLVTLAIRQGII; the protein is encoded by the coding sequence ATGAATAAAGACCAACCAAGGGGAAATGATTTACCAACCTGGTTTTATGAATCCGAGGACATAGCTGATATAGAGGTACTGCTACCTCTAGACAACTACCATATTGAAGAGATTTCAAGAGGAAATCAAAATATTAGATCAATGTTACCAATCATTTATCTCTTCGATCAAAAGAAAAAGGCATTTGTCCTGAAAAGAGCAACACTGGGAAACTTCTATCTGCTGGACCCCATGCAATGGCAACAACTTCGTTTAATTGAGTTAGAATCATTAGTTTCCAGCATTCAGGATCATAATAAAATGGATTCACAACACATATTCAGCCCATTGTCTACTGAAAAAAGAATACTAAAAACACAGCAAGGCCTATGCGAAACCTTTTTACACCGTAGAGGCTTTTTGGCTACTGGAGGGAGGAGTACTTGTTTTAGCTTTGGTATCTTATTTAGAATCGATGCACATCAGAAGATTCAATGCATGAGCCAGTTTTCAAAGCCTAAAAACACAAGCACTGTTAAAGAGAAAATCCCTCCGCATCTGTTTTCACGACGGGAAACTGAAATCCTGTTATGCATGTCTGAAGGAATGAGTAGCAAATTGATTGCTTCCAAATTGAACATAAGTGAGTTTACGGTCATTAACCACCGCAAGAACATGATGGACAAATCGGGAATGCCTAATGCGACTTCTTTGGTTACCCTTGCCATTCGGCAAGGTATTATTTAA
- a CDS encoding M15 family metallopeptidase, with protein sequence MALKLLQRGNSGQGVKDWQFFLSGQNLFSDVADGIFGESTLKATLAFQKLNGIKQDGIVGNNTFGAAMLKGFNKVQDDRNTKESNNWPPKPDFSSINSNSIRQQMFGRMEFVSQPQVENPEHIKITNNWIENIVTVSIPQLKGILKKPEIQFHKAAKDQLIGLWARWEHDGMLGLVKSWQGSFEPRFERNSRTVLSNHAFGTAFDINEEWNQFHTLPSLVGNEGSVRELVPAANEFGFFWGGHFKRPDGMHFEVSKIF encoded by the coding sequence ATGGCATTGAAACTTTTACAGAGAGGAAATAGTGGCCAAGGCGTAAAGGATTGGCAGTTTTTTTTATCAGGTCAAAATTTGTTTTCTGATGTTGCTGATGGAATATTTGGTGAAAGTACGTTGAAGGCAACGTTAGCATTTCAGAAGCTAAATGGGATTAAACAAGATGGAATAGTAGGGAATAATACTTTTGGTGCAGCTATGCTCAAAGGCTTCAATAAGGTTCAGGATGACCGGAATACAAAAGAAAGCAACAATTGGCCACCTAAACCAGATTTTTCTTCCATTAATAGCAATTCAATCAGGCAACAAATGTTTGGAAGAATGGAGTTTGTCTCACAACCGCAGGTGGAGAATCCTGAGCATATCAAAATTACAAATAACTGGATAGAGAATATAGTCACAGTAAGTATCCCGCAATTAAAGGGAATACTTAAAAAGCCGGAAATCCAATTTCATAAAGCGGCAAAAGACCAACTTATTGGCCTCTGGGCGAGATGGGAGCATGACGGGATGTTAGGTCTTGTGAAATCATGGCAGGGATCATTCGAACCACGGTTCGAGAGAAACAGTAGGACAGTTCTGAGTAATCATGCCTTCGGCACCGCTTTCGATATTAACGAAGAATGGAATCAGTTTCATACTCTACCTTCACTCGTTGGAAACGAAGGAAGTGTACGAGAGCTTGTTCCCGCTGCTAATGAATTTGGTTTTTTCTGGGGAGGACATTTTAAAAGGCCTGACGGAATGCACTTTGAGGTTTCAAAAATATTTTAA
- a CDS encoding S8 family serine peptidase: protein MVLFKTSAFALALNYLTDIVNSGTQVHVVSMSMGGAPSRAWADAVNAAYNAGITIVTASGNNFAGLPTRHLVYPARFQRVIAACGVTYDQAPYYTSLINEMQGNYGPSKDMQKALAAYTPNMPWANFISGTVQFNGAGTSSATPQIAAAAAIYYKKNHKELDAAAPWQRVEAIRNALFSTAKKIIKPGFGDYSQYFGNGIVQALDALKIPVKLDIAQTPEDKTPWFPILDTLMKKLPDEKEQSRIDMFNTELWQLLYGYPELAIKIGGNQVDFDQISALNWDSFANAVIEHPAASKTLKAFLKNRFK, encoded by the coding sequence GTGGTACTATTTAAAACAAGTGCTTTTGCACTGGCACTTAATTACCTCACAGATATTGTTAATAGTGGTACTCAGGTTCATGTAGTTTCTATGAGTATGGGAGGTGCGCCATCCCGGGCATGGGCCGATGCGGTAAATGCGGCTTATAATGCGGGGATAACGATTGTCACCGCTTCAGGGAATAACTTTGCAGGCTTGCCTACTCGACATTTGGTTTATCCGGCACGTTTTCAGCGTGTAATAGCTGCATGTGGAGTAACCTATGACCAGGCACCTTACTACACAAGTCTTATTAATGAAATGCAAGGCAATTATGGTCCTTCCAAGGACATGCAAAAAGCACTGGCGGCTTACACGCCTAATATGCCCTGGGCTAATTTTATTTCAGGTACTGTGCAGTTTAATGGAGCAGGGACATCTTCCGCAACACCCCAAATTGCGGCTGCAGCTGCGATTTATTATAAAAAGAACCACAAGGAATTAGATGCAGCAGCACCCTGGCAACGTGTTGAGGCCATTAGAAACGCATTGTTCAGCACTGCAAAAAAGATCATTAAACCTGGGTTTGGAGATTATTCGCAATATTTCGGAAATGGAATCGTACAAGCCCTTGATGCACTGAAAATACCTGTAAAGTTGGATATTGCACAAACTCCGGAAGATAAAACTCCATGGTTTCCAATTTTAGACACTCTAATGAAGAAATTACCCGATGAAAAGGAGCAGTCGAGAATAGACATGTTTAATACTGAGTTATGGCAATTGTTGTATGGTTATCCCGAACTTGCTATTAAAATCGGCGGCAACCAGGTAGACTTTGACCAGATCAGTGCGCTAAATTGGGATTCATTTGCAAATGCAGTAATTGAACATCCTGCTGCATCAAAAACTTTAAAAGCTTTTTTAAAGAACAGATTTAAATAA
- a CDS encoding C25 family cysteine peptidase yields MVKKIIVTLKGTLNKKYGANITQLNTIFSNLIGADALRGISTVILYIDDLVTAKKYGYPLPTVFDEVACKNIVDQIYWKESPEYLAIFGAQDIFPFQQLVNQLHQSGASGSDPDEFISSDLPYACDSPFSTNCNTFTNPTRVIGRIPDLPSNDLEEGNGDIEYVRTIIDQIIAAVPANRSAITDYFSSSANVWTGSTQISLRNIFGNSFHMKNSPPDITGGYSTTELGPLPHFFNLHGALSRTSFYGQIGSSYPEALRPSDLSGKVSQGAFVAAECCYGAQLLASGAGMGIASTYLLNRAAVFMGSSTIAYGPAVGQGLADLICQYFSINILNGSSSGSALLSARQRFLSVSGPILDFHELKTLAQFHILGDPSVHPVQSAEPKEMMSTIKDRRFTLQAKGINLGLTIPNTEKISDSGSVNPMVDFPALKNLVQFGVAESKTVFEVDEAFGDNFAATHIFKLSKQGNQKIRYHVFQKGRIFDSGICDLKVLVVKERDNQFMGYREYLSR; encoded by the coding sequence ATGGTAAAAAAGATAATAGTTACCCTAAAAGGTACTCTTAATAAGAAATATGGCGCCAATATAACCCAGCTTAACACAATATTCAGCAACCTTATTGGCGCAGATGCCCTTAGGGGCATATCAACTGTAATTCTTTACATTGATGATCTGGTAACTGCAAAAAAATATGGGTATCCTCTACCCACAGTATTTGATGAAGTTGCCTGCAAAAATATTGTAGATCAGATTTATTGGAAAGAAAGTCCGGAATATCTGGCTATTTTTGGAGCTCAGGATATATTTCCTTTTCAGCAACTGGTTAACCAGCTTCACCAATCAGGAGCTTCAGGAAGTGATCCTGATGAATTTATCTCATCAGATCTTCCTTATGCCTGCGATTCCCCATTCAGTACCAACTGTAATACTTTCACCAATCCCACACGTGTAATTGGAAGAATTCCTGACTTGCCTTCAAATGACTTGGAAGAAGGTAACGGAGATATTGAATACGTTAGGACGATCATTGACCAGATCATAGCTGCAGTCCCCGCTAACCGGAGTGCAATAACAGATTATTTCTCTAGTTCTGCCAACGTTTGGACAGGATCAACACAGATAAGTCTTAGAAATATTTTTGGGAACTCCTTTCATATGAAAAACAGTCCTCCTGATATAACTGGAGGATACAGCACAACAGAATTAGGACCCCTTCCTCACTTCTTTAACCTTCATGGAGCGCTCAGCAGAACGAGTTTCTATGGGCAAATCGGGAGTAGCTATCCTGAGGCGCTGCGTCCCTCTGACCTATCGGGAAAGGTAAGCCAGGGAGCCTTTGTAGCTGCAGAATGTTGCTATGGAGCCCAATTGTTAGCATCTGGAGCAGGCATGGGCATTGCCAGTACTTATTTGCTGAATAGAGCAGCAGTGTTTATGGGGAGTTCCACTATTGCCTATGGTCCCGCAGTAGGCCAAGGGCTTGCAGATTTGATTTGCCAGTATTTCAGTATCAATATTCTGAATGGTTCTTCTAGTGGTAGTGCTCTCCTGTCTGCGCGCCAGAGGTTTCTCAGTGTGAGTGGACCGATACTAGACTTTCATGAATTGAAGACGCTAGCACAGTTCCATATTTTGGGAGATCCTTCTGTACATCCGGTACAATCCGCTGAGCCTAAGGAAATGATGAGTACAATTAAAGATAGGCGATTTACATTGCAGGCAAAAGGTATAAATCTTGGTCTAACTATTCCCAATACAGAAAAGATCAGCGATTCGGGATCTGTAAATCCAATGGTGGACTTTCCAGCACTTAAAAATTTGGTTCAATTTGGAGTGGCTGAATCTAAAACAGTTTTTGAAGTTGATGAAGCATTTGGCGACAATTTTGCGGCTACTCACATCTTCAAATTGAGCAAGCAGGGTAACCAAAAAATCCGTTATCACGTGTTCCAAAAAGGTCGTATCTTTGATAGTGGTATTTGCGATCTGAAGGTGCTGGTCGTAAAGGAACGTGATAATCAATTCATGGGCTACCGGGAATATTTAAGTAGATAA
- a CDS encoding PepSY domain-containing protein, with protein sequence MKSAGNSKKINWAKHQKRWFGKWHLYLGIIAGAIVAFVGVTGSILVFQDEIDRALNPKLFEVVAQKQKMPVEEIVPIIKKNYPGLKIDYLMLNNFKNPNEAYSVLNLKSEEETFINPYTGKTSGKRIHTSSFIHVVTELHRTLLIPVAGRYICGLASLCLLILTISGLRLWIPKKWKQLKTVLTVKFSGSFKRQNYDWHNSLGFYSSPIVAILSLTGFCITFSTLVIPFLFLLSGKSPQGVAQLLGAKSAWHAQAVPLPLHAITAAAKQKMPNAYIGGIAFPTDKTGTYRLDMLSGNLPKVGKREMLVVDQYTAKTLLNSRSDFPNVGNAYLSWLTPIHYGSFGGRPTQVIAIIAGLMPLALFITGFIIWWPRYKKQKRGKKRKLKEALQDEQISVPVSEQEEKSAIEKTPRPKLGRYFLLQFKSGIKYAAVILLVSFIMGALYGLPSGIIIQPAIFVVAFSAVMVCLNFICALLAELFNLLFLLPFKKGSHRITRYFAISAAFLVCYLTAYMILLNTGLEIF encoded by the coding sequence ATGAAATCAGCAGGCAATTCTAAAAAAATCAATTGGGCAAAACACCAAAAAAGATGGTTCGGTAAATGGCACCTGTATTTGGGCATTATTGCTGGCGCAATTGTGGCATTTGTAGGTGTTACAGGAAGCATTCTTGTTTTTCAGGATGAGATTGACCGGGCACTAAATCCTAAGCTGTTTGAGGTAGTTGCGCAAAAGCAAAAAATGCCAGTTGAAGAGATTGTACCGATCATTAAAAAGAACTACCCAGGGCTAAAAATCGACTACCTGATGCTGAATAACTTCAAAAACCCCAATGAAGCTTACAGCGTTTTGAATTTAAAAAGCGAAGAAGAAACCTTTATTAATCCATATACCGGAAAAACAAGTGGTAAAAGAATACACACCAGTTCTTTTATCCACGTAGTTACAGAGCTGCACCGGACCTTACTCATTCCTGTTGCGGGCCGCTATATCTGCGGGTTAGCTTCGCTTTGTCTTTTAATCTTAACCATTTCGGGTTTACGTTTATGGATCCCAAAGAAATGGAAACAACTTAAGACAGTACTCACTGTTAAGTTTAGCGGTTCGTTTAAACGCCAAAATTACGACTGGCACAATTCGCTGGGTTTTTATTCCTCACCTATTGTCGCCATACTAAGTTTAACCGGTTTTTGCATTACCTTCTCTACTTTAGTCATCCCATTCCTTTTTTTATTGAGCGGAAAATCGCCTCAAGGCGTTGCCCAGTTATTAGGAGCGAAATCGGCCTGGCATGCGCAAGCTGTGCCCCTGCCTCTCCATGCGATTACGGCAGCAGCCAAGCAAAAAATGCCCAATGCCTATATTGGCGGCATTGCCTTTCCTACTGATAAAACCGGTACTTATCGTTTGGATATGCTAAGCGGAAACCTGCCCAAAGTTGGGAAGAGAGAAATGCTGGTTGTTGATCAGTACACTGCCAAAACTTTACTGAATAGCCGCAGCGATTTCCCCAATGTTGGCAATGCTTACCTCAGCTGGTTAACACCGATCCATTACGGCAGTTTCGGTGGCCGGCCAACGCAGGTTATTGCTATTATTGCCGGATTAATGCCTCTGGCACTTTTTATCACTGGCTTTATCATCTGGTGGCCCCGTTATAAAAAACAAAAAAGAGGTAAAAAGCGAAAGCTTAAAGAAGCACTGCAAGATGAACAGATCAGTGTACCCGTTAGTGAACAAGAGGAAAAATCAGCGATAGAGAAAACCCCTCGTCCAAAATTAGGGCGGTATTTTCTGCTACAGTTTAAATCGGGCATTAAATATGCAGCTGTTATTCTTTTGGTAAGTTTTATCATGGGTGCACTGTACGGCTTACCATCGGGCATCATTATCCAGCCAGCTATCTTTGTGGTAGCCTTTAGTGCGGTAATGGTATGCCTTAATTTTATATGTGCGCTACTGGCAGAGCTTTTCAATCTCCTGTTTTTATTACCTTTTAAGAAAGGGAGCCATAGGATAACACGCTATTTTGCCATATCGGCTGCGTTTTTGGTTTGTTACTTAACAGCATACATGATCCTGCTCAATACTGGTTTAGAGATATTCTAA
- a CDS encoding beta-N-acetylhexosaminidase: protein MKSQILKMMLVLTLSTSISFAQTTNLSLNSIIPKPLSVTPYAGKFEFKPTTPIYYQGQAQAPISLFASLLAGSTGIKAKTLPLQNQSQGILFMVSDTLNSLGEEGYRIGITPTAISVYAKTSAGIFNATQTIRQLLPAQIEGKTNGKTSWSIPCGEIIDKPRYGWRGYMQDVSRTFYGVDVMKKYIDVMALYKLNVLHLHLTDDQGWRIEIKKYPLLTSTKTTIFDKSTNQPAERSGFYTQDQIRDLVKYAAERNITIIPEIDVPGHSWPTVLAYPELGVNQNRKPDFVFPFLDSWSHWGNQFTPNTLDPTKEEVYEFLNNVFTELADLFPADYIHFGGDEVRHVLWEKEPHVQEFMKTGSLKNTNELQSYFVKRISTIIKSKGKKPIGWNDILSDAKNLTKETAIMSWLGDEAIADAAKNGFYVVATPTDPFYFDITQADRNDGTMSDLAYGNINSLEKVYNYEPETGLSQDEGKFILGVQANQWTAITQDLKDMNVQNFPRLLALAETGWIPKGNRDLAGFKKRLSDNLKRLDLLKIDYYKPGGYISGTWEAKAIGNEFRTLSWDVTKKTYANGRITAGFFYTKGVNFMEIKKVELLENGKVIARDEHTGIADKFRGTHKVKSFLYHLQLDHYKPNAKYELKAEVKGIGGTDSNGNFTYNLSPFDRLNVSETK, encoded by the coding sequence ATGAAAAGCCAAATTCTAAAAATGATGCTTGTGCTGACTTTGAGCACATCTATCAGTTTTGCTCAAACAACCAACCTCTCTTTAAACAGCATTATTCCTAAACCGCTGTCTGTTACTCCTTATGCAGGCAAGTTTGAATTTAAACCTACCACTCCTATTTATTACCAGGGGCAAGCTCAGGCACCAATAAGCCTGTTTGCTTCGCTACTGGCAGGCAGCACCGGCATAAAAGCTAAAACTTTACCCTTGCAGAACCAAAGTCAAGGCATCCTCTTCATGGTATCAGACACTTTGAATAGTCTGGGTGAAGAGGGGTACCGGATCGGGATCACTCCAACCGCCATAAGCGTTTATGCCAAAACAAGTGCTGGTATTTTTAACGCCACTCAAACCATCAGGCAATTGTTACCAGCACAAATTGAAGGTAAAACAAACGGAAAAACTTCGTGGAGCATTCCTTGCGGTGAAATTATTGACAAGCCACGCTATGGCTGGCGAGGATATATGCAGGATGTTAGCCGTACTTTCTATGGCGTAGATGTAATGAAGAAATATATAGATGTAATGGCGTTGTATAAATTAAATGTACTACACCTGCACTTAACTGATGATCAGGGCTGGCGGATAGAAATTAAAAAATACCCCCTGCTTACCAGTACCAAAACGACCATATTTGATAAAAGCACCAATCAACCTGCAGAAAGAAGTGGTTTTTATACGCAGGATCAAATTCGCGATTTAGTTAAATACGCAGCTGAACGCAACATTACCATTATTCCTGAAATTGATGTACCCGGCCACTCATGGCCAACCGTATTGGCTTACCCCGAACTGGGCGTAAACCAAAACCGCAAACCTGATTTTGTTTTTCCATTTCTGGATTCATGGTCGCACTGGGGTAACCAGTTTACCCCAAACACCCTCGATCCAACCAAAGAAGAAGTTTACGAGTTCTTAAATAATGTATTTACTGAACTGGCTGATCTTTTCCCTGCAGATTACATCCATTTCGGTGGCGACGAAGTAAGACATGTGCTTTGGGAAAAAGAACCGCACGTACAGGAATTCATGAAAACTGGATCGCTAAAAAACACCAATGAACTGCAGAGCTATTTTGTGAAGCGTATTTCGACCATTATTAAAAGTAAGGGCAAAAAACCAATTGGCTGGAACGATATTTTAAGTGATGCTAAAAACCTGACTAAAGAAACAGCAATTATGTCGTGGCTGGGCGACGAAGCCATAGCCGATGCTGCAAAAAACGGATTTTATGTGGTTGCCACTCCTACTGATCCTTTTTATTTCGATATTACCCAGGCCGATCGTAATGATGGCACCATGAGCGATCTGGCTTATGGAAACATCAATTCACTTGAAAAGGTCTACAACTATGAACCGGAAACCGGTTTAAGCCAGGATGAAGGGAAATTTATTTTAGGCGTGCAGGCCAACCAATGGACGGCCATAACCCAGGACCTGAAAGACATGAACGTGCAGAATTTTCCACGTTTACTTGCACTGGCCGAAACAGGCTGGATACCTAAAGGAAACAGAGATTTGGCTGGTTTTAAAAAGCGTTTATCAGATAATTTAAAACGTCTGGATTTACTCAAAATCGATTATTACAAACCTGGGGGCTACATTTCGGGAACCTGGGAAGCCAAAGCGATTGGTAACGAATTTCGGACACTTAGCTGGGATGTAACCAAAAAAACTTATGCCAATGGCCGCATTACAGCAGGATTCTTTTACACCAAGGGCGTTAATTTTATGGAAATCAAAAAGGTAGAACTACTCGAAAACGGGAAAGTAATTGCCCGTGATGAACATACAGGTATTGCGGATAAATTCAGGGGCACGCATAAGGTTAAAAGCTTTTTGTACCACCTGCAGCTCGACCATTACAAACCAAATGCAAAGTATGAACTAAAAGCAGAAGTTAAGGGCATTGGCGGCACCGACAGCAATGGCAATTTTACTTACAACCTAAGCCCTTTTGACCGGTTAAATGTGTCGGAAACTAAATAA
- the mraZ gene encoding division/cell wall cluster transcriptional repressor MraZ → MTQLLGEFDCKLDAKGRLMVPAALKKQLPNAENDGLIINRGFEKNLVIYPKNVWDAVVADLAKLNIYDQENRAFVRAFTRGATELSLDAAGRVLLPKSLVEYAGIGSDLVLACQLDRIEVWDKKSYEDIFDDVPANFASLAQKVMGDKKGGADGE, encoded by the coding sequence ATGACCCAACTTTTAGGAGAATTTGATTGTAAACTTGACGCAAAGGGCCGCCTTATGGTACCTGCTGCGCTTAAGAAACAATTGCCTAATGCTGAGAATGATGGGCTCATAATTAACCGTGGTTTTGAAAAAAATCTGGTAATCTATCCTAAAAATGTTTGGGACGCCGTTGTGGCCGACCTTGCTAAGCTTAATATTTACGATCAGGAAAACCGTGCCTTTGTTAGGGCCTTTACCCGTGGGGCAACCGAGCTTTCGCTTGATGCTGCCGGCCGGGTGTTGCTGCCGAAATCTTTGGTAGAGTATGCTGGTATCGGTAGTGATCTGGTTTTGGCTTGCCAGTTAGATCGTATCGAGGTTTGGGATAAAAAATCTTACGAAGATATTTTTGATGATGTTCCGGCCAATTTTGCTAGTCTGGCTCAAAAAGTAATGGGTGATAAGAAAGGAGGTGCTGATGGAGAATAA
- the rsmH gene encoding 16S rRNA (cytosine(1402)-N(4))-methyltransferase RsmH yields MENNYHVPVMLQPCIDGLNIKPDGVYVDVTFGGGGHSREILKHLGPKGILIAFDQDPDAQANIPADDRFVFIDQNFGFLKNNLRLKGFRQVDGILADLGVSSHQFDVPERGFSIRHNADLDMRMDQHRNLTAAEILNTYTEDKLHKIFGIYGEVKNAKSLARAIVTARLEVSFTDIDSLKSAISAYIPKGKENKYLAQVFQALRIEVNAEIQVLEDFLQQAAEVLKPGGHLVVMSYHSLEDRPVKNFMAKGKFQGEVEKDFFGNQQKPFNVITRKAIIATDEEIARNNRARSAKLRIAEKI; encoded by the coding sequence ATGGAGAATAATTACCATGTTCCGGTAATGTTGCAGCCTTGTATCGATGGCTTGAATATTAAGCCTGATGGGGTTTATGTAGATGTTACTTTTGGTGGTGGCGGCCATTCGCGCGAGATTTTAAAACATCTTGGTCCGAAAGGGATTTTGATTGCTTTTGATCAGGATCCTGATGCCCAGGCTAATATTCCTGCTGATGATCGCTTTGTGTTTATCGATCAGAATTTTGGTTTCCTGAAAAATAACCTGCGTTTAAAAGGTTTCAGGCAGGTGGATGGTATTCTGGCTGATTTGGGTGTTTCCTCTCATCAGTTTGATGTACCTGAGCGTGGTTTTTCAATCCGTCATAATGCCGACCTGGATATGCGTATGGATCAGCACCGCAATTTAACTGCTGCTGAAATCCTGAATACCTATACTGAAGATAAGCTGCATAAAATTTTTGGAATCTACGGCGAGGTGAAGAATGCGAAGTCTTTGGCTCGGGCTATTGTAACTGCGCGTTTGGAGGTTTCTTTTACTGATATCGATAGTTTAAAATCGGCTATTTCGGCTTATATCCCAAAGGGAAAAGAAAATAAATACCTGGCGCAAGTTTTTCAGGCTTTGCGCATTGAGGTGAATGCTGAAATACAAGTGCTTGAAGATTTTTTACAACAGGCGGCTGAGGTATTAAAGCCAGGTGGTCATCTGGTAGTGATGTCTTATCACTCGTTAGAAGACAGGCCGGTTAAAAACTTCATGGCAAAAGGAAAGTTTCAGGGAGAGGTGGAGAAAGATTTCTTCGGGAACCAGCAAAAGCCATTTAATGTAATTACACGTAAAGCGATTATTGCCACTGATGAGGAGATTGCCAGGAACAATCGTGCCCGCAGTGCGAAACTAAGAATTGCAGAAAAAATATGA